The Oscillatoria sp. FACHB-1407 genome includes a region encoding these proteins:
- a CDS encoding ArnT family glycosyltransferase — protein MKSPTHLFDSLLRSFEKRPSRLWLFSVGWVGLVCGIAFLWRLGSTGLVDETEPLFAEAARQMTVTGDWITPYFNNATRFDKPPLVYWFMAIAYHIIGVNEWAVRLPSALSAIALTVFGWLTLQRFAVLPQSSNEGGMSRLQPHHQRWLAAWIGAVLMAFNLQTILWARTGVSDMLLSGCIGTAMLAFFWGYTEPTDSPAKPRWYLACYVLLALAVLTKGPIGVVLPGLAIALFLLYVGQFRAVLRELRLWQGALIFLGLTLPWYILVTLANGDAFIDSFFGYHNFQRFTRAVNNHTAPWFFYFGVVLVGFAPWSLYLPSAIARLRFWRPALWRNQPRTAHLSVFALSWFVAVFGFFTIAETKLPSYVLPLIPAAAMLVAVLWSEEVERSRLSRGVWISSLFSVGFLAILAVVIAISPRWLSGDPAMPNFPEIVQQSGILTGGAVIVAIAALLQLVALLLRQGRWGWLIHTVAIGVFILFTAMPFMTLIDAQRQLPLRQLAATALQQQQPTEQLIMVGFPKPSLVFYTQLPITYVVHTEDLAPWLRRPFRFRRNAPTSVMVLGLPRKLQELNLKPGEFTTLQRSGAYELIRVKQPLE, from the coding sequence ATGAAATCTCCCACACATCTCTTCGATTCCCTCCTGCGATCCTTTGAAAAGCGACCGTCTCGGTTGTGGCTGTTCTCAGTGGGTTGGGTGGGGTTAGTGTGTGGCATCGCCTTCTTGTGGCGATTGGGCAGTACTGGGTTGGTGGATGAGACGGAACCGCTGTTTGCCGAAGCGGCGCGACAGATGACGGTTACTGGAGACTGGATCACGCCCTACTTCAACAATGCGACGCGCTTTGATAAGCCTCCACTGGTCTATTGGTTCATGGCGATCGCCTACCACATCATCGGGGTGAATGAATGGGCAGTGCGGTTGCCCTCGGCACTCTCCGCGATCGCCCTGACCGTGTTTGGATGGTTGACGCTCCAACGGTTTGCCGTTCTGCCACAGTCCTCTAATGAGGGTGGGATGTCTCGACTGCAACCCCATCACCAGCGATGGCTTGCCGCCTGGATTGGGGCAGTCCTGATGGCGTTTAATCTGCAAACCATTCTCTGGGCGAGGACGGGAGTGTCCGATATGCTCTTGAGTGGCTGTATCGGGACGGCAATGCTGGCATTCTTCTGGGGCTACACTGAACCGACTGACTCACCCGCAAAACCGCGATGGTATCTGGCGTGCTATGTGCTGCTGGCGTTGGCGGTGTTAACTAAAGGCCCCATTGGTGTGGTGTTGCCGGGGTTGGCGATCGCCCTGTTCTTGCTCTACGTCGGTCAGTTTCGGGCAGTGCTGCGAGAACTGCGGCTCTGGCAGGGAGCGTTGATTTTCCTGGGGTTGACCTTACCGTGGTATATCCTCGTGACGTTGGCAAATGGGGATGCCTTTATCGATTCTTTCTTTGGCTATCACAACTTTCAGCGGTTTACCCGCGCGGTCAACAACCACACAGCCCCGTGGTTCTTCTACTTTGGGGTGGTGTTGGTGGGGTTTGCGCCCTGGTCGCTCTATTTGCCCAGTGCGATCGCCCGTTTGCGGTTTTGGCGACCTGCCCTCTGGCGCAACCAACCCCGCACGGCGCATTTGAGTGTGTTTGCTTTGAGTTGGTTCGTGGCGGTGTTTGGCTTTTTTACAATCGCTGAAACCAAGCTGCCGAGTTATGTGCTCCCACTAATTCCGGCAGCGGCGATGCTGGTGGCGGTGTTGTGGAGTGAAGAGGTGGAGCGATCGCGCCTGAGTCGAGGCGTATGGATCAGCAGCCTGTTCAGTGTTGGGTTTCTGGCGATATTGGCAGTTGTGATCGCGATCAGTCCTCGCTGGTTGTCGGGCGATCCGGCAATGCCCAACTTCCCCGAAATCGTGCAGCAATCGGGTATTCTCACGGGGGGTGCGGTGATTGTGGCGATCGCGGCTCTGCTACAACTCGTTGCGTTGCTATTGCGGCAGGGGCGTTGGGGTTGGCTAATTCACACCGTGGCGATCGGCGTGTTCATCCTGTTCACCGCCATGCCCTTTATGACCCTGATTGACGCGCAACGTCAGCTACCCCTGCGGCAACTAGCGGCAACTGCCTTGCAACAGCAACAGCCCACTGAGCAACTGATTATGGTTGGCTTCCCCAAGCCCAGCCTTGTGTTTTATACCCAGTTGCCGATTACCTATGTCGTTCACACCGAAGATTTAGCCCCTTGGTTGCGTCGTCCCTTCCGATTTCGCCGCAATGCCCCAACGTCAGTCATGGTTTTGGGTCTGCCCCGCAAGTTGCAGGAGTTAAATCTGAAACCGGGGGAATTCACAACCCTTCAGCGATCGGGTGCCTATGAGTTGATTCGGGTCAAGCAACCGTTGGAATAA
- a CDS encoding class I SAM-dependent methyltransferase, translated as MDYNSFMHKLPHHYENWGSPSVSLKSDEFQTILIETKGKTTAYLLQLLNIATSALEPDELICFIGTQQAPNLVAALLNHPTRQVIYNVIPADGDAPEDDFETLASTLARFGLEDQVFLYNQDFEDFLLELRTLEISEKIGILVYDGLHDYRSHLMALLLAKPALAERALIMMGGTDLNTTNQATQDFVASHPECQLLLDFSAKDWTKPWGNIQILSWDCHPKAASTDEQPELIKNPTAIKILSDVAVRFDENAVQAQQVAEQNQVVIQTLLDGEDPIQLELGAGGRTLPGWTSIDMGGNSDLVLDLTQPLPFPDESVTQIYSSHVLEHFYYPYELGFLLAESYRVLKPGGRFRAAVPDASIYINGYLNPDQFDPDRYCLFKPALHYHSPIDYVNYIAYMAGQHCHLFDANNLVAVIQKAGFRDVKLREFDSSIDLEERHYESLYVEGAK; from the coding sequence TTGGATTACAACTCATTCATGCACAAACTACCCCATCACTACGAGAATTGGGGTTCTCCCTCCGTGAGTTTAAAGTCAGATGAATTTCAAACCATTCTGATAGAAACTAAGGGCAAAACAACAGCTTATCTGTTGCAATTGTTAAACATCGCAACCAGTGCTTTAGAGCCAGATGAACTGATTTGTTTCATTGGGACTCAACAAGCTCCTAACCTTGTAGCTGCGCTGTTAAATCATCCAACTCGACAGGTGATTTATAATGTCATTCCGGCTGATGGTGATGCGCCAGAAGACGATTTTGAAACTTTAGCAAGCACTCTGGCTAGGTTTGGACTTGAAGATCAAGTTTTTCTATATAACCAAGACTTTGAAGATTTCTTACTGGAATTACGGACTCTAGAAATCTCGGAAAAGATCGGTATTTTGGTGTATGACGGTTTGCATGATTACCGCTCCCATTTGATGGCGTTGCTATTAGCGAAGCCTGCGTTAGCTGAGCGAGCATTAATCATGATGGGAGGGACTGATCTAAACACAACAAATCAGGCAACGCAAGATTTCGTCGCATCTCACCCTGAGTGCCAACTGCTGTTAGATTTCTCAGCCAAAGATTGGACTAAACCCTGGGGAAATATTCAGATTTTGAGTTGGGATTGTCACCCCAAAGCAGCTTCAACTGATGAACAACCTGAGTTAATTAAAAACCCAACGGCTATCAAAATTCTGTCAGATGTCGCCGTGAGATTTGACGAGAATGCTGTGCAAGCTCAACAAGTGGCAGAACAAAATCAAGTTGTTATTCAAACTTTGTTAGACGGTGAAGACCCCATTCAGTTAGAGCTAGGGGCAGGTGGGCGAACCCTTCCGGGATGGACGTCGATCGACATGGGGGGAAACTCTGATTTGGTACTCGACCTGACGCAGCCATTACCCTTTCCCGATGAGTCAGTCACCCAGATTTATTCGTCTCATGTCTTAGAACACTTCTACTATCCTTATGAGTTAGGTTTTTTATTAGCAGAATCCTACCGTGTCTTAAAGCCAGGAGGACGCTTTAGAGCTGCTGTTCCTGACGCCTCAATTTACATCAATGGGTATCTCAACCCTGACCAGTTTGATCCCGATCGCTACTGTTTATTTAAGCCTGCACTTCACTATCATTCACCTATTGATTATGTTAATTACATCGCCTATATGGCAGGACAACACTGCCATCTATTTGATGCTAATAATTTAGTTGCAGTCATACAAAAAGCCGGATTTCGAGATGTCAAATTACGAGAGTTTGACTCCTCGATTGATCTAGAAGAACGACATTATGAATCGCTCTATGTTGAAGGGGCAAAATGA
- the mrdA gene encoding penicillin-binding protein 2, translated as MQNAVSRDNLTRRALIFMFFITAFMSAHLFRLTQLQLVEGAYNRQLAEQNRVRLVPIPADRGNITDRHGRLLASNQLSRAVYLWPRQQTREQWQATAARLEAILDIPAAEIMGRLEQSGFDSPLPVRISQQLDQTAFVAIAEQSAQLPGVEIVAGSVRYYPHRSLASHVLGYIGEASEADMAANPDYPNGMIVGQMGIERIANAQLEGVWGSRLVEVDARGRESRILGSNPTVGGNPIQLTLDLELQQAAERALNGRRGAVVALDVKTGAVLVLASGPSFDPSIFTRRVTQAEWQRLQEGDQPFLNRALQTYPPGSTFKVVTATAGMESGHFSPNSTIGTSAFISLGGIQFWEHSKHGYGAIGFRKALAVSSNTFFYQIGLRVGPEAISKWGRLLGIGTTSNMGLDGGSHGLLPTPQDKEELYGEPWYGGDTVSMSIGQGVVQVTPLELAVMASTIANGGQRVHPHLLASETNTPAMQPEATGIKPGTINAIRSGMTAAVQEGTARRLNDGSIPLTAGKTGTAEVVGRKPHALFVGYGPASDPQIAIAVIVENGGYGGVAALPIAHEIYKAYFDRD; from the coding sequence ATGCAAAACGCTGTGAGTCGAGACAACCTAACTCGACGGGCGTTAATTTTTATGTTTTTCATAACGGCGTTTATGAGTGCGCACCTCTTTCGCCTAACGCAATTGCAGTTAGTTGAAGGGGCGTATAATCGACAACTCGCCGAGCAAAATCGGGTGCGTCTGGTGCCTATTCCTGCCGATCGCGGCAACATTACCGATCGCCACGGTAGGTTATTGGCTTCCAATCAACTCTCGCGTGCGGTGTATCTGTGGCCGCGACAGCAAACTCGTGAACAGTGGCAAGCTACGGCTGCTCGTCTGGAGGCGATTTTAGACATTCCTGCGGCTGAGATCATGGGTCGGTTAGAGCAATCTGGGTTTGATTCGCCGTTGCCCGTACGCATCAGTCAACAACTCGATCAGACAGCGTTTGTGGCGATCGCGGAGCAATCAGCTCAGCTTCCGGGCGTAGAGATTGTAGCGGGGTCGGTGCGCTACTATCCCCATCGCAGTCTGGCATCCCACGTGCTGGGCTACATTGGCGAGGCGAGTGAGGCAGACATGGCGGCTAACCCTGACTATCCCAATGGCATGATTGTTGGGCAGATGGGGATCGAGCGCATCGCCAATGCTCAGCTAGAGGGGGTATGGGGCAGTCGTCTGGTAGAAGTAGATGCCAGAGGACGAGAGTCTCGCATTTTGGGGTCGAATCCGACTGTGGGAGGCAACCCCATTCAACTGACGCTGGATCTGGAGCTACAACAAGCCGCAGAACGAGCCTTAAATGGTCGGCGCGGTGCAGTCGTCGCGTTGGATGTTAAGACGGGAGCCGTTTTAGTTCTGGCAAGCGGCCCTAGCTTTGATCCCAGCATCTTTACTCGGCGGGTGACCCAAGCCGAATGGCAACGCTTGCAGGAGGGAGATCAACCGTTCCTCAATCGGGCATTGCAAACCTATCCACCGGGAAGCACGTTTAAGGTCGTCACAGCGACAGCGGGGATGGAATCGGGTCACTTTTCCCCAAATTCCACCATTGGTACTTCTGCGTTTATCAGTTTGGGGGGTATCCAGTTTTGGGAACACAGCAAACACGGTTATGGGGCGATTGGCTTTCGCAAAGCTCTGGCGGTCAGCAGCAATACTTTCTTCTATCAAATCGGGCTACGGGTAGGGCCAGAGGCAATCTCCAAATGGGGACGCCTTTTGGGGATCGGCACCACCTCTAACATGGGCTTAGATGGCGGTAGTCACGGGCTGTTGCCGACTCCGCAGGATAAGGAGGAACTGTATGGCGAACCCTGGTATGGCGGCGATACGGTGAGTATGTCAATTGGTCAGGGGGTTGTGCAGGTGACTCCGCTGGAACTGGCAGTCATGGCATCGACGATCGCCAATGGTGGTCAGCGCGTGCATCCTCATCTGCTGGCTAGCGAGACAAATACCCCCGCGATGCAGCCTGAAGCCACAGGGATCAAACCCGGCACCATCAATGCCATTCGTTCCGGCATGACGGCTGCTGTTCAAGAGGGCACCGCCCGTCGTCTGAATGATGGCTCTATTCCTCTGACCGCTGGTAAAACGGGCACCGCTGAAGTGGTAGGACGTAAGCCCCATGCTCTATTTGTTGGATATGGGCCGGCGAGCGATCCCCAGATTGCGATCGCCGTTATTGTAGAGAATGGGGGCTATGGTGGGGTGGCAGCCTTGCCCATCGCCCACGAAATCTACAAAGCTTATTTCGATCGCGACTAA
- a CDS encoding universal stress protein, whose translation MGFQRILAAIDYSPLSQEVFTQALDLARSNNAKLMLFHCVSEETMTGSSPFSGELGLLPRIVNQAYQAQQIYLEQRMQDIQSLLRGYCETAAQQGVVAESSYQIADAGQGLCQAAQSWQADLIVLGRRGRRGLTEVLLGSVSNYVLHHADCTVLIVQSSRSHPTSNPASSASDVAHPSLKVDHHLTSH comes from the coding sequence ATGGGGTTTCAAAGGATTTTGGCGGCGATCGATTATTCTCCCTTAAGTCAAGAAGTCTTTACTCAAGCCCTCGACCTTGCCCGGTCAAATAACGCCAAATTAATGCTGTTTCACTGCGTTTCTGAAGAAACCATGACAGGTAGCAGTCCCTTTTCGGGTGAGTTGGGCTTGTTGCCACGCATCGTCAACCAGGCCTATCAAGCTCAGCAGATTTATTTGGAACAGCGGATGCAGGACATTCAATCCCTGTTACGAGGTTACTGCGAAACCGCTGCACAACAGGGAGTTGTTGCTGAATCTAGCTATCAGATCGCCGATGCCGGACAGGGTCTTTGTCAGGCAGCGCAATCGTGGCAGGCAGATTTAATCGTGTTGGGGCGACGGGGACGACGGGGGTTAACCGAGGTGCTATTGGGCAGTGTGAGCAACTACGTGTTACACCACGCTGATTGTACGGTTTTAATTGTTCAGTCGAGCCGATCGCACCCAACCTCCAACCCTGCATCCAGTGCTTCCGATGTCGCTCACCCATCCCTGAAAGTGGATCATCATCTGACTAGCCACTGA
- a CDS encoding TIGR04283 family arsenosugar biosynthesis glycosyltransferase produces MQHLLVFTRYPEPGKTKTRLIPALGAEAAADLQRQMTEHAIAQIRILQTTHPTLTVTVWFAGGDADREADYRSLLQDWLGSDLDYRPQSKGDLGARLSWASQTAFAAGATEIVIIGTDCPGVDAERLAQAFAALCISDGVLGPATDGGYYLIGLRVADAPPDQSREDRFSRLIPALFSDVAWGTSDVFRQTVAIAQALNLTLAYLQPLTDIDRPEDVAVWEAIRDGKPAQVTPHDRISVIIPVLNEADKIAKTLQHLKAVPQVEAIVVDGGSQDDTVAVAQAYGAIVLQTPPGRAHQMNTGATVATGSVLLFLHADSQLPQRFVEQIHQTLAQPNVVLGAFNLAIDSSIPGLRLVEWGVKWRSLLLQLPYGDQALFLKATQFQQVGGFAELPIMEDFDFVRRLQHLGRVAIAPASVVTSARRWEKLGVLRTTLINQFIIMTYFLGVRRDRIARWYRSGMKKKG; encoded by the coding sequence GTGCAACATTTACTGGTATTTACCCGATATCCTGAGCCTGGAAAGACCAAAACCAGGCTAATTCCAGCATTAGGCGCAGAGGCAGCCGCCGACCTACAGCGACAAATGACGGAACATGCGATCGCCCAGATCCGCATTTTACAAACCACTCATCCCACCCTGACGGTCACGGTTTGGTTTGCGGGGGGTGATGCAGACCGTGAAGCCGACTATCGATCGCTCCTTCAGGATTGGCTGGGGTCTGACCTGGATTATCGTCCCCAGAGCAAGGGGGATTTGGGCGCAAGGCTGAGTTGGGCATCCCAAACGGCGTTTGCAGCAGGGGCAACAGAAATCGTTATCATTGGCACCGACTGCCCCGGAGTGGATGCAGAGCGACTGGCACAGGCATTCGCCGCACTCTGCATCAGTGATGGGGTGTTGGGTCCGGCGACCGACGGAGGATATTACCTGATTGGCTTGCGGGTTGCTGACGCTCCCCCTGACCAGAGTCGGGAGGATCGATTCAGCCGACTGATCCCGGCACTATTTTCAGATGTTGCCTGGGGAACCAGTGACGTGTTTCGACAAACCGTGGCGATCGCCCAAGCCCTCAACCTCACGCTTGCCTATCTGCAACCCCTCACAGATATCGATCGCCCCGAAGATGTAGCGGTGTGGGAGGCAATTCGCGATGGAAAGCCAGCCCAGGTAACGCCGCACGACCGAATTTCGGTGATCATTCCTGTGCTCAACGAAGCCGATAAGATTGCCAAAACATTACAGCATCTTAAGGCAGTGCCCCAGGTGGAGGCGATCGTCGTCGATGGCGGTAGTCAGGATGATACGGTTGCTGTGGCTCAAGCCTATGGAGCCATCGTCCTCCAGACCCCACCCGGACGCGCCCACCAGATGAATACGGGAGCTACTGTCGCCACAGGCAGTGTGTTGCTCTTTTTGCATGCTGACAGCCAGTTGCCTCAAAGATTTGTCGAACAGATACACCAAACTCTGGCTCAACCTAACGTTGTTCTGGGAGCCTTTAACCTGGCTATCGATAGCTCGATCCCTGGGTTGCGTTTAGTGGAATGGGGGGTGAAGTGGCGATCGCTCCTGTTGCAGTTGCCCTACGGCGATCAAGCTCTGTTTCTTAAAGCCACTCAGTTTCAACAGGTGGGAGGCTTTGCCGAGCTACCGATTATGGAGGACTTTGATTTTGTTCGGCGGTTACAACACCTGGGACGAGTGGCGATCGCTCCTGCCTCAGTTGTCACCTCAGCCCGCCGCTGGGAAAAATTGGGTGTGCTGCGAACAACCTTGATTAATCAGTTCATCATCATGACTTACTTTTTGGGAGTCAGACGCGATCGCATTGCCCGGTGGTATCGATCGGGGATGAAGAAGAAAGGATAA
- a CDS encoding NADP-dependent oxidoreductase, with protein MATMKAVRIHAYGGLETLTYEEVPLPAIAQDDVLIRVHATAVNPVDWKIREGYLQGFIDYDLPLTLGWDVSGVIEAIGAEVTDFKPGDEVYARPDIKRDGAYAEYIAVKASEVAFKPKAIDHIHAAAVPLAGITAWHCLFESANLTAGQRVLIHAAAGGVGSYAVQLARWKGAYVIGTASARNRDFLMELGANEVIDYQTTPFEEAIAPVDMVFDTMGGDVQERSWQVVKPGGILVSIVSPPPEEKVAAHQCRSAYVFIQPRADWLTEMAQLIDAGTIKPIVETVLPLSQAAEAHKLSQSGRTRGKIVFQVRD; from the coding sequence ATGGCAACAATGAAGGCAGTCCGAATTCACGCTTACGGAGGGTTAGAAACCCTAACTTACGAAGAGGTTCCTTTACCTGCGATCGCCCAGGATGATGTGTTGATTCGAGTCCATGCGACAGCCGTAAACCCCGTCGATTGGAAAATTCGGGAAGGGTATTTGCAAGGGTTTATTGATTACGACCTGCCCTTAACGTTGGGGTGGGATGTGTCTGGCGTGATAGAGGCGATCGGTGCTGAGGTAACTGATTTTAAACCAGGCGATGAGGTCTATGCTCGCCCCGATATCAAACGGGATGGGGCTTACGCAGAATACATTGCTGTCAAAGCCTCAGAGGTTGCCTTCAAACCAAAGGCGATCGACCACATTCATGCGGCAGCTGTGCCACTGGCAGGTATCACAGCATGGCACTGCTTGTTTGAATCTGCCAATTTGACCGCTGGACAACGGGTTTTGATCCATGCAGCCGCAGGGGGTGTTGGTAGCTACGCCGTTCAATTGGCTCGTTGGAAAGGGGCGTATGTCATTGGCACTGCGTCAGCCCGCAATCGCGATTTTCTAATGGAGTTGGGAGCCAATGAGGTCATTGATTACCAGACAACTCCCTTTGAAGAGGCGATCGCGCCTGTGGATATGGTGTTTGACACGATGGGTGGAGATGTGCAAGAGCGTTCGTGGCAGGTGGTTAAACCAGGAGGAATTTTAGTCTCGATTGTGTCTCCGCCACCAGAGGAAAAAGTTGCGGCTCATCAGTGTCGCAGTGCCTATGTGTTTATTCAGCCCAGAGCCGACTGGTTGACCGAAATGGCACAACTCATCGATGCAGGAACCATAAAGCCAATCGTTGAGACAGTGCTCCCGCTCAGTCAAGCGGCTGAGGCGCACAAGCTGAGCCAGAGCGGACGCACACGCGGCAAGATCGTTTTCCAGGTCAGAGATTAA
- a CDS encoding helix-turn-helix domain-containing protein, with translation MVVAASPSVLDGVGSMKLAISQEGLRSLLSQVEAELHRSEAYQAALSNLQHEGTDVLNGSQALKIVGREAIRLALRYLAKHYSTHSASALETATPAMRSNSPDGEVTRRTVESTTQPEASAQPSALITDNHRVMATAVVANQPIKETVQPTRAHLARVEPRVIVSQTKKTGRVEAAPSPAAQKRATVLRQIGLELGHMRQQKGISLDRLHTQTWVPIHLIRALESGDVDHLPEDIYVRGFIRRIADALGLDGASMANSLMVLEQPKTIVPSWQQRSPEPPTLRPVHLYLSYAALMAGALGGLAWMSNETGSTSLSTPVVPDMQPQPIPEAVQSVTPVGGAVSGTASPTTQREGAIANPEVIPPETSRTDSNR, from the coding sequence ATGGTGGTAGCAGCATCTCCATCTGTATTAGATGGTGTTGGAAGCATGAAACTGGCAATCTCGCAGGAGGGATTGCGATCGCTATTGAGTCAAGTTGAAGCAGAGCTTCATCGCAGTGAGGCATACCAAGCCGCATTGAGCAACTTGCAACACGAGGGTACAGATGTATTGAATGGTTCTCAGGCACTCAAAATTGTTGGTAGAGAAGCCATTCGGTTAGCCTTACGCTATCTGGCAAAGCACTATTCCACCCACTCAGCCAGTGCTTTAGAGACGGCTACACCAGCCATGCGGAGCAACTCCCCCGATGGGGAAGTCACCAGACGCACCGTAGAGTCAACGACTCAGCCTGAGGCTTCAGCCCAACCCTCCGCGTTGATAACCGACAATCATCGGGTTATGGCGACTGCTGTGGTGGCAAATCAGCCCATCAAAGAAACGGTTCAACCCACAAGGGCTCATTTGGCGCGGGTCGAACCGCGTGTGATTGTGTCTCAAACGAAAAAGACAGGACGGGTGGAAGCTGCCCCCAGTCCTGCGGCGCAAAAACGAGCGACTGTTTTGCGGCAAATCGGATTAGAACTGGGGCATATGCGCCAACAAAAGGGAATATCGCTCGATCGCTTGCATACCCAGACCTGGGTGCCGATTCATCTGATCCGGGCACTGGAATCGGGGGATGTCGATCACTTGCCTGAAGACATCTATGTCCGTGGCTTTATTCGTCGCATTGCAGATGCTCTGGGTTTAGATGGGGCAAGCATGGCAAATTCTTTGATGGTGCTCGAACAGCCAAAGACCATCGTGCCATCATGGCAACAGCGATCGCCCGAACCGCCTACACTCCGTCCGGTACACCTTTACCTCAGTTACGCTGCTTTGATGGCGGGTGCGTTAGGTGGGTTAGCCTGGATGTCTAATGAAACAGGTTCAACATCGTTGAGTACCCCTGTCGTGCCGGATATGCAGCCACAGCCCATTCCAGAAGCTGTGCAATCAGTCACTCCGGTCGGTGGGGCTGTTTCAGGAACCGCTTCCCCCACGACTCAACGAGAAGGGGCGATCGCGAATCCAGAAGTCATTCCTCCTGAAACCTCAAGAACCGATAGTAATCGGTAG
- a CDS encoding Crp/Fnr family transcriptional regulator, protein MQDRYNPRDNRDNSLIRSAPFFEGLPETVVEKATSHVVTRSHPPNQVILLENDWGSSVYFILEGWVKIRTYNLDGKEVTLNILGKGEVFGEMAPLDEVPRSTDVITLAPTIIGNMPAQDFVQLINTEPQAGIRLAQFMARRLRQVNRRLRLRESDSMSRVADILLFLAEGQGKKSAEGIEIPNLPHRELSSLSGLARETVTRVLSKLERKGLIVRDREILRIPDMHALERLLV, encoded by the coding sequence ATGCAAGATCGGTACAACCCACGAGACAATAGAGACAACTCTCTAATTCGCTCAGCTCCCTTCTTTGAAGGGTTGCCTGAGACGGTTGTGGAGAAGGCGACTTCTCACGTTGTCACTCGCAGCCACCCTCCTAACCAGGTCATTTTGCTTGAAAATGACTGGGGAAGTTCCGTTTACTTCATTTTGGAGGGGTGGGTCAAGATTCGGACTTACAACTTAGACGGCAAGGAAGTCACCCTTAATATTCTGGGTAAGGGTGAGGTTTTTGGTGAGATGGCTCCTCTGGATGAGGTGCCTCGCTCTACTGACGTGATTACGCTGGCTCCGACGATCATCGGTAATATGCCAGCCCAAGACTTTGTGCAGTTGATTAACACCGAGCCGCAAGCTGGAATTCGACTGGCTCAATTCATGGCACGACGGCTGAGGCAGGTCAATCGTCGCTTGCGCTTGCGAGAATCTGACAGTATGTCTCGTGTGGCAGATATTCTGTTGTTTTTGGCAGAAGGGCAGGGCAAGAAGAGTGCTGAAGGAATTGAAATCCCAAACCTGCCGCACCGAGAGTTGAGTAGTTTGAGCGGACTGGCACGGGAGACGGTAACGCGAGTGCTCAGTAAGCTAGAACGCAAAGGGCTAATCGTGCGCGATCGCGAGATTTTGCGGATTCCCGATATGCACGCGCTGGAACGACTGTTGGTTTAG
- a CDS encoding Tab2/Atab2 family RNA-binding protein, whose amino-acid sequence MTTWQADFYRRPVQDEAGNPLWELVVCDAGQFSQASNFPFAEFAWCPQSQANATWLTHQLQQWISTTKTPPTRLQVFRPQALSLLETAAQPLGIVVEPTRHTTALKQLLQERADHYRTLPHYTGQPYEPVKLEQPPPLPLPEQLWGEQWRFAAIAAGDLELAFADKPIPIRSMPTDLLPMSLQLASNLPIPGVVIDGGRQSMRLARWLQEVNPVALQYIPGAPDGLILEAGLVDRWVIATFEDKEAIAAAQTFRQRQEATQGMHFLLVQPDNSGMTYSGLWLLRNTA is encoded by the coding sequence ATGACTACCTGGCAGGCTGACTTTTATCGACGTCCCGTTCAAGATGAGGCAGGTAATCCGCTTTGGGAGCTGGTCGTGTGCGATGCAGGGCAGTTCTCCCAAGCGAGCAATTTCCCCTTTGCCGAGTTTGCCTGGTGTCCTCAATCGCAGGCAAATGCCACCTGGCTGACCCACCAGTTGCAACAATGGATCAGCACAACCAAGACCCCCCCCACTCGATTGCAGGTCTTTCGTCCACAGGCGTTGAGCCTGCTTGAAACTGCCGCTCAGCCTCTGGGGATCGTCGTAGAGCCAACTCGCCACACCACAGCCCTCAAACAACTGCTACAGGAACGGGCAGACCACTACCGCACCTTGCCCCACTACACCGGGCAACCTTATGAGCCAGTCAAGCTAGAGCAACCCCCACCCCTACCCCTACCAGAACAATTGTGGGGAGAACAATGGCGATTTGCGGCGATCGCCGCTGGAGATCTAGAACTTGCTTTTGCCGACAAACCCATTCCCATCCGCTCTATGCCGACTGACCTGCTGCCGATGTCGCTGCAACTTGCCTCGAACCTGCCCATTCCGGGTGTGGTGATTGATGGGGGACGGCAATCCATGCGCCTAGCTCGCTGGCTGCAAGAGGTTAACCCCGTAGCACTGCAATACATTCCCGGTGCTCCCGATGGGCTGATCCTGGAGGCAGGGTTAGTCGATCGCTGGGTTATAGCTACTTTTGAGGACAAAGAGGCGATCGCGGCTGCTCAGACCTTTCGGCAACGGCAAGAAGCAACTCAAGGAATGCACTTTTTACTCGTGCAACCCGACAATTCGGGGATGACCTACAGTGGCTTGTGGTTATTAAGAAACACGGCATAG